From Streptomyces sp. Edi4, one genomic window encodes:
- a CDS encoding M20 family metallopeptidase, giving the protein MLADLETLVTCESYSADLAAVARSAQVVAEQGARLLGARPQPLVSGGVSHLRWSFGTPRVLLLGHHDTVWPTGTLKTHPFSVREGEARGPGVFDMKAGLVQMFHALTLLPSLDGVCVLVTGDEEVGSDTSRALIEETARACRAALVLEASAAGGALKTVRKGVSHYELTVHGRAAHSGLEPEKGVNAATELAHQLLALGAMSDTVTTRTGPGTTITPTVMSAGTTTNTVPARAELSVDVRVPSPVAQDTVDELMHALTPRHPDARLHVTGGTNRPPLDAESSRDLFALAQEVAARAGLGALQEAAVGGASDGNYTAGVGCPTLDGLGAVGDGAHADHEHVVTAAMAPRAQLLAGLVGALL; this is encoded by the coding sequence ATGCTCGCCGACCTCGAAACCCTCGTGACGTGCGAGTCCTACTCCGCCGACCTCGCCGCCGTGGCCCGCAGCGCCCAGGTCGTGGCCGAGCAGGGCGCCCGGCTGCTGGGCGCGCGGCCGCAGCCCCTGGTCAGCGGGGGCGTGAGCCATCTGCGGTGGAGCTTCGGTACGCCGCGCGTCCTGCTGCTTGGCCACCACGACACGGTGTGGCCGACGGGCACCCTCAAGACGCACCCGTTCTCGGTGCGCGAGGGCGAGGCCCGGGGGCCCGGCGTCTTCGACATGAAGGCGGGCCTGGTGCAGATGTTCCACGCGCTCACCCTGCTGCCGTCCCTCGACGGTGTCTGCGTCCTGGTCACCGGCGACGAGGAGGTCGGTTCGGACACCTCCCGCGCCCTCATCGAGGAGACGGCGCGCGCCTGCCGCGCCGCGCTCGTCCTGGAGGCGTCGGCCGCCGGCGGCGCGCTCAAGACCGTACGCAAGGGTGTCTCGCACTACGAACTCACCGTCCACGGCCGCGCCGCCCACTCCGGGCTCGAACCCGAGAAAGGCGTCAACGCGGCCACCGAACTCGCCCACCAGCTCCTGGCGTTGGGGGCGATGAGCGACACGGTCACCACCCGCACCGGACCGGGCACCACCATCACGCCCACCGTGATGTCGGCCGGCACCACCACCAACACCGTGCCGGCACGGGCCGAGCTCAGCGTGGACGTCCGCGTGCCGAGCCCGGTGGCGCAGGACACCGTCGACGAGCTGATGCACGCCCTCACGCCGCGCCACCCGGACGCCCGGCTGCACGTGACCGGCGGGACCAACCGCCCGCCCCTGGACGCCGAGAGCTCCCGCGACCTGTTCGCGCTCGCGCAGGAGGTGGCGGCCCGCGCGGGGCTCGGCGCGCTCCAGGAGGCGGCCGTCGGCGGCGCGTCCGACGGCAACTACACGGCAGGCGTGGGCTGCCCCACCCTGGACGGGCTCGGCGCCGTCGGCGACGGCGCGCACGCCGACCACGAACATGTGGTGACGGCCGCGATGGCGCCCCGCGCCCAGCTGCTCGCGGGCCTGGTCGGAGCACTCCTGTGA
- the arsB gene encoding ACR3 family arsenite efflux transporter codes for MSRTETPSTPQEASVVAKLSTLDRFLAVWILLAMALGLGLGRAVPGLNDALAAVEIGGVSLPIAVGLLIMMYPVLAKVRYDKLDAVTGDRKLMVSSLVINWVLGPAVMFALAWIFLADLPEYRTGLIIVGLARCIAMVIIWNDLACGDREAAAVLVALNSVFQVLAFGLLGWFYLDLLPGWLGLGDGRHLDISVGKIALNVVVFLGVPLLAGFLTRRVGEKRLGRTRYEADFLPRIGPWALYGLLFTIVVLFALQGGTITSRPLDVLRIALPLLAYFALMWFGAFGLGRAIGLTYARTATLAFTAAGNNFELAIAVAIATFGVTSGQALSGVVGPLIEVPVLVALVYVSLAWRRRFGAAA; via the coding sequence GTGAGCCGTACCGAAACGCCCTCGACTCCCCAGGAGGCCTCGGTCGTCGCGAAGCTGTCGACGCTCGACCGCTTCCTCGCCGTGTGGATCCTCCTGGCCATGGCGCTGGGCCTCGGCCTCGGCCGCGCGGTCCCGGGCCTGAACGACGCGCTGGCCGCGGTCGAGATCGGCGGCGTCTCGCTCCCGATCGCCGTCGGGCTGCTGATCATGATGTATCCGGTGCTCGCCAAGGTCCGTTACGACAAGCTCGACGCGGTGACCGGCGACCGGAAGCTGATGGTGTCCTCCCTGGTCATCAACTGGGTGCTCGGCCCGGCTGTCATGTTCGCCCTGGCCTGGATCTTCCTGGCCGACCTGCCCGAGTACCGCACCGGCCTGATCATCGTCGGCCTGGCCCGCTGCATCGCCATGGTCATCATCTGGAACGACCTGGCCTGCGGTGACCGCGAGGCCGCCGCCGTGCTCGTGGCGCTCAACTCGGTGTTCCAGGTCCTGGCGTTCGGCCTGCTCGGCTGGTTCTACCTGGACCTGCTGCCGGGGTGGCTCGGCCTCGGTGACGGACGGCACCTCGACATCTCCGTGGGGAAGATCGCTCTCAACGTCGTCGTCTTCCTCGGCGTCCCCCTGCTCGCCGGCTTCCTCACCCGCCGCGTCGGCGAGAAGAGGCTCGGCCGCACGCGTTACGAGGCCGACTTCCTTCCCAGGATCGGCCCTTGGGCGCTGTACGGTCTGCTCTTCACGATCGTCGTCCTCTTCGCCCTCCAGGGCGGGACCATCACCTCCCGGCCGCTGGACGTGCTCCGCATCGCGCTTCCGCTGCTCGCCTACTTCGCGCTCATGTGGTTCGGCGCCTTCGGCCTCGGCAGGGCGATCGGCCTGACCTACGCCCGGACCGCGACCCTCGCCTTCACCGCCGCGGGCAACAACTTCGAACTGGCCATCGCGGTCGCCATCGCCACCTTCGGCGTCACCAGCGGACAGGCCCTGTCCGGCGTGGTCGGCCCACTGATCGAGGTCCCGGTCCTGGTGGCGCTCGTGTACGTGTCACTGGCCTGGCGCCGGCGGTTTGGCGCGGCGGCCTGA
- a CDS encoding HAD-IA family hydrolase, translating to MSEFVIFDLDGVLVDTQDAENGGLAYIGELMGLHLAKEQRDELFSGKKMQECIDLMEEISGSAPPADAMARARAKCDELIGSWLEPIEGVAYALEQLGSVAGTGMCVASNSPPEIIADRLGKSGILHHFEGRLFSAYDVQAWKPDPRLFLWAAAECGADIEDCVVVEDSPVGVDAALAAGMRVLQYTADPSVPAHRDGAHAFSAMRELPGLIRDAHRLTGRSSLATAHLGGTS from the coding sequence ATGAGTGAGTTCGTCATCTTCGACCTGGACGGCGTCCTGGTCGACACCCAGGACGCCGAGAACGGCGGGCTCGCGTACATCGGCGAGCTGATGGGGCTTCACCTGGCCAAGGAGCAGCGGGACGAGCTCTTCTCGGGAAAGAAGATGCAGGAGTGCATCGACTTGATGGAGGAGATCTCCGGATCCGCGCCGCCCGCCGACGCCATGGCGCGCGCCCGCGCCAAGTGCGATGAGCTGATCGGCTCCTGGCTCGAACCCATCGAGGGGGTCGCGTACGCCCTGGAGCAGCTGGGCTCCGTGGCGGGCACCGGCATGTGCGTCGCCTCCAACAGCCCGCCGGAGATCATCGCGGACCGCCTGGGCAAGTCCGGCATCCTGCACCACTTCGAGGGCCGGCTGTTCTCGGCGTACGACGTCCAGGCATGGAAGCCCGACCCGCGCCTGTTCCTGTGGGCGGCCGCCGAGTGCGGCGCCGACATCGAGGACTGCGTCGTCGTCGAGGACAGCCCGGTCGGCGTGGACGCCGCGCTCGCCGCCGGCATGCGGGTCCTCCAGTACACCGCCGATCCGTCCGTCCCCGCGCACCGCGACGGCGCCCACGCCTTCAGCGCGATGCGGGAGTTGCCCGGCCTCATCCGCGACGCGCACCGGCTCACCGGCCGTTCCTCGCTCGCCACCGCCCACCTCGGAGGTACCTCGTGA
- a CDS encoding NAD-dependent epimerase/dehydratase family protein, whose protein sequence is MKLLLLGGTDFGGRAVAEAARDRGWEVTVFHRGEHPAPDGVRVLHGDRTAPDGLAALATGEWDAVVDTWSGGPAPVRDAARLLAGRVGRCVFVSSRSVYAWPAPADLDEDGPLAAGDPDADATEYPADKRGAELAVLREFGEKRTLIARAGLILGPRETPGRLTWWLERVARGGRVLAPGPRDTPLQYVDARDLAAWVLDALEAGLHGAYNMVGPQGHTTMGGLLDACVHVTGSDAELCWLSPEAVEAAGVEAWSELPIWAPPGSELHAALHAGDVSRALASGLRCRPVLDTVRDTWAWRQSLPADSQPPLADGISAEKEARALADATTGSGPAGA, encoded by the coding sequence GTGAAGCTGTTGCTGCTCGGCGGTACCGACTTCGGCGGCCGCGCGGTCGCCGAGGCCGCGCGCGACCGGGGCTGGGAGGTCACCGTCTTCCACCGGGGCGAACACCCGGCGCCGGACGGTGTGCGCGTCCTGCACGGGGACCGCACCGCTCCCGACGGGCTCGCCGCCCTCGCCACCGGCGAGTGGGACGCGGTCGTCGACACCTGGTCGGGCGGCCCGGCCCCCGTGCGCGACGCGGCCCGTCTGCTGGCCGGCCGGGTCGGCCGCTGTGTGTTCGTCTCCAGCCGCTCGGTGTACGCGTGGCCCGCACCGGCGGACCTCGACGAGGACGGCCCGCTGGCGGCGGGCGACCCCGACGCCGACGCGACGGAGTACCCGGCGGACAAACGCGGCGCGGAGCTGGCCGTCCTGCGCGAGTTCGGCGAGAAGCGCACCCTGATCGCCCGCGCCGGGCTCATCCTCGGCCCGCGCGAGACGCCCGGCCGCCTGACCTGGTGGCTGGAGCGCGTCGCCCGGGGCGGCAGGGTGCTCGCCCCCGGGCCGCGCGACACCCCGCTCCAGTACGTCGACGCCCGCGACCTCGCGGCGTGGGTGCTCGACGCCCTGGAGGCGGGTCTGCACGGCGCGTACAACATGGTCGGTCCGCAGGGCCACACCACGATGGGCGGCCTCCTCGACGCCTGCGTGCACGTCACCGGGTCGGACGCCGAGCTGTGCTGGCTGTCGCCCGAGGCCGTCGAGGCGGCCGGCGTCGAGGCGTGGAGCGAGCTGCCGATCTGGGCGCCGCCGGGCAGCGAGCTGCACGCGGCGCTGCACGCGGGCGACGTGTCCCGGGCGCTGGCGTCCGGCCTGCGCTGCCGTCCGGTCCTGGACACGGTGCGGGACACCTGGGCCTGGCGGCAGTCACTGCCGGCCGACAGCCAACCCCCGCTCGCCGACGGGATTTCGGCCGAGAAAGAGGCGCGGGCACTGGCGGACGCGACCACGGGATCCGGTCCGGCCGGCGCCTGA
- a CDS encoding helix-turn-helix domain-containing protein produces MSTPPARSLSRVLEDLGPTLLDLLHGDPRAPGELGGVGIHDPHDEQHYPERAIVLGVGVHGGDEIRRLLRELGRLGAAALVVRGPVEDDATLEAAATDSGVALLSLTRGASWAQLAAMLRTLLAEGDVGGAGKQTLGGVPSGDLFALANAIATLLDAPITIEDRRSRILAFSGRQDEADTARVASILARRVPERYLRIHEEHGVFKELYRSQKPVHIPPPTLGDEVALPRVAIAVRAGDEILGSVWAAVRGPLTPEREEAFQEAAKLVALHMLRLRAGTDAEYRLRADLVTTALEGGAGAVEALGRLGLAHGPLLVMALGLPPRTDADHARVTAERQRLASALAVHLSAVRPRSAVALLGDVAYALFPVPGGTATARERAVQVASNFLERTGDRTGAVIGIGSLAPEPAALARSRANADRALRVLTAGPGARRVAAIGDVHIDALLIEMRDLAAANRDELSDSLAQLVAYDRRHNAHLVETLRAWLDALGDAITASASVFVHPNTFRYRVRRVAEVGGLDLGDPVARFAAMLELRLMGLYDSET; encoded by the coding sequence ATGTCGACGCCCCCCGCCCGCAGCCTGAGCCGGGTGCTCGAAGATCTCGGCCCCACCCTCCTCGATCTGCTGCACGGCGATCCACGGGCGCCGGGCGAGCTCGGCGGCGTCGGCATCCACGATCCTCACGACGAGCAGCACTACCCGGAGCGGGCCATCGTGCTCGGGGTCGGCGTGCACGGCGGCGACGAGATCCGCCGGCTCCTGCGCGAACTCGGACGGCTCGGCGCCGCCGCGCTCGTGGTGCGCGGCCCCGTCGAGGACGACGCCACCCTGGAGGCCGCGGCAACCGATTCCGGCGTCGCCCTGCTCTCCTTGACCCGGGGCGCGTCCTGGGCCCAACTCGCCGCCATGCTGCGGACGTTGCTGGCCGAGGGAGACGTCGGAGGCGCCGGCAAGCAGACCCTGGGCGGGGTGCCGTCGGGCGACCTGTTCGCGCTGGCCAACGCGATCGCCACGCTCCTTGACGCCCCCATCACCATCGAGGACCGCCGCTCACGCATCCTCGCCTTCTCCGGCCGCCAGGACGAGGCGGACACCGCCCGCGTGGCCAGCATCCTGGCCCGCCGGGTGCCCGAGCGGTATCTGCGCATCCACGAGGAGCACGGCGTCTTCAAGGAGCTGTACCGCAGCCAGAAGCCGGTGCACATTCCGCCGCCGACGCTCGGGGACGAGGTCGCGCTGCCCCGGGTGGCGATCGCGGTGCGGGCCGGGGACGAGATCCTGGGCTCGGTCTGGGCGGCGGTGCGCGGCCCCCTCACCCCCGAGCGGGAGGAGGCGTTCCAGGAGGCCGCCAAGCTGGTGGCCCTGCACATGCTGCGCTTGCGCGCCGGCACCGACGCCGAGTACCGGCTGCGCGCCGACCTGGTGACCACCGCGCTCGAAGGCGGGGCGGGCGCGGTCGAGGCGCTGGGCCGGCTCGGGCTCGCCCACGGACCCCTCCTGGTCATGGCGCTGGGCCTGCCCCCGCGTACGGACGCCGACCACGCGCGGGTCACCGCCGAACGCCAGCGTCTGGCGAGCGCGCTCGCCGTCCACCTGAGCGCCGTGCGTCCGCGCTCCGCCGTCGCGCTGCTCGGGGACGTCGCGTACGCCCTCTTCCCCGTCCCGGGCGGGACGGCGACCGCGCGCGAGCGGGCCGTGCAGGTGGCCTCGAACTTCCTGGAGCGCACCGGTGACCGCACGGGCGCCGTCATCGGCATCGGTTCCCTGGCCCCCGAACCCGCGGCCCTCGCCCGCTCACGCGCCAACGCCGACCGGGCGCTGCGCGTGCTGACGGCCGGCCCGGGTGCCCGCAGGGTCGCCGCGATCGGGGACGTCCACATCGACGCGCTCCTGATCGAGATGCGCGACCTCGCCGCCGCCAACCGCGATGAACTGTCCGACTCCCTCGCCCAGTTGGTGGCGTACGACCGGCGCCACAACGCCCACCTCGTGGAGACGCTGCGGGCGTGGCTCGACGCCTTAGGCGATGCGATCACCGCGTCGGCGAGCGTCTTCGTGCACCCCAACACCTTCCGCTACCGCGTCCGCCGGGTCGCCGAGGTCGGCGGACTCGACCTGGGCGACCCCGTCGCGCGGTTCGCCGCGATGCTGGAGCTGCGCCTGATGGGCCTGTACGACAGCGAGACCTGA
- the menC gene encoding o-succinylbenzoate synthase, with product MKISGVELRRIAMPLVAPFRTSFGVEASRDVLLVRVVTADGEGWGECAAMSEPRYCSEYVDGAQDVLRRFLVPALPKDGVDAAGVGRALEPFTGHHMAKSALESAVLDAQLRAAGESFGSYLGAARDRVPCGVSVGIMDSVPELLDAVEGYVAEGYVRIKLKIEPGWDVEPVRAVRERFGDDLLLQVDANAAYTLVDAQHLGRLDEFGLLLIEQPLANDDFVQHAQLARLLRTPICLDESIESAAHAAAAISLGSCSVINIKPARVGGYLEARRIHDLARAHGVPVWCGGMLETGIGRAANVALAALPGFTLPGDTSGSRRYFATDITEPFVLADGHLDVPTGAGLGVRPLPDILTEVTTSREWLPL from the coding sequence TTGAAGATCTCCGGCGTCGAGCTTCGCCGGATCGCGATGCCGCTCGTCGCGCCGTTCCGCACCTCCTTCGGCGTCGAGGCGAGCCGCGACGTCCTGCTCGTCCGCGTCGTCACGGCGGACGGCGAGGGGTGGGGGGAGTGCGCCGCGATGTCCGAGCCGCGCTACTGCTCGGAGTACGTCGACGGGGCCCAGGACGTGCTGCGCAGGTTCCTCGTCCCGGCGCTGCCCAAGGACGGTGTGGACGCCGCCGGGGTGGGCCGCGCCCTCGAACCCTTCACCGGCCACCACATGGCCAAATCGGCGTTGGAGAGCGCCGTCCTCGACGCCCAACTGCGCGCTGCGGGCGAGTCGTTCGGCTCCTACCTCGGCGCCGCGCGCGACCGGGTGCCGTGCGGGGTCTCGGTGGGCATCATGGACTCCGTACCCGAACTCCTCGACGCCGTCGAAGGCTATGTCGCCGAGGGCTATGTCCGTATCAAGCTGAAGATCGAGCCCGGCTGGGACGTCGAGCCCGTCCGCGCGGTGCGCGAGCGCTTCGGGGACGACCTGCTGCTCCAGGTGGACGCCAACGCCGCGTACACGCTGGTGGATGCCCAACACCTGGGCAGGCTGGACGAGTTCGGGCTCCTGCTCATCGAGCAGCCCCTCGCCAACGACGACTTCGTCCAGCACGCCCAGCTCGCGCGGCTGCTGCGTACGCCCATCTGTCTGGACGAGTCCATCGAATCGGCGGCGCACGCGGCGGCCGCCATCTCGCTGGGCTCCTGCTCGGTCATCAACATCAAGCCCGCCCGCGTCGGGGGCTACCTGGAGGCGCGCCGCATCCACGATCTGGCCCGCGCCCACGGCGTCCCGGTCTGGTGCGGCGGCATGCTGGAGACCGGGATCGGGCGCGCCGCCAATGTCGCGCTCGCGGCGCTGCCCGGGTTCACGCTGCCCGGGGACACGTCGGGCTCCCGCCGGTACTTCGCCACCGACATCACCGAGCCGTTCGTCCTGGCGGACGGCCACCTCGATGTGCCGACGGGGGCCGGCCTCGGGGTGCGGCCCCTCCCGGACATCCTGACGGAGGTAACCACATCCAGGGAATGGCTCCCCCTGTAA
- a CDS encoding LysR substrate-binding domain-containing protein, whose protein sequence is MELRQIQYFVAVADELHFGRAAERLHIGQPAVSQQVRRLERELGAQLFDRSGRTVTLTPFGRALLPEGRELLAALDSFTIKARRMATRSAATFRVGISSALGRRLDDFLDALPRHGADTPFEFQTLDAHTRLEDVRAGRLDAAFVRGVEAAPGLRLLPLWDDPLVVALPASHPLAARDRLDLSDLAALPLRIAPREENAVLYDTVVAACRTAGFEPDFGPPSTGLQDTLGGIGAGTAGWTVIYPTTVNSVSSRRIALLPLAGDPITSRMSLALRENAEPERLAFLTAACEEVRRKVTGEGKAEREGKAEGEVATR, encoded by the coding sequence GTGGAATTGCGCCAGATCCAGTACTTCGTCGCCGTCGCCGACGAGCTGCATTTCGGCCGGGCCGCCGAGCGCCTGCACATCGGCCAGCCGGCCGTCAGCCAGCAGGTGCGCCGTCTCGAACGAGAGCTGGGCGCGCAGCTCTTCGACCGCTCCGGCCGCACCGTCACGCTCACCCCGTTCGGCCGGGCCCTGCTGCCGGAGGGCCGCGAACTGCTGGCGGCGCTGGACTCCTTCACCATCAAGGCCAGGCGCATGGCGACGCGCAGCGCGGCCACGTTCCGCGTCGGCATCAGCTCCGCCCTTGGCCGGCGCCTGGACGACTTCCTTGACGCGCTGCCGCGCCACGGCGCCGATACCCCCTTCGAGTTCCAGACCCTGGACGCGCACACCCGGTTGGAGGACGTACGCGCCGGGCGCCTGGACGCGGCTTTCGTACGAGGCGTCGAAGCCGCCCCGGGCCTGCGGCTCCTCCCCCTCTGGGACGACCCGTTGGTGGTCGCGCTGCCCGCCTCGCACCCGCTGGCCGCGCGCGACCGGCTCGACCTGAGCGACCTGGCCGCGCTGCCCCTGCGCATCGCCCCGCGCGAGGAGAACGCGGTCCTGTACGACACGGTCGTCGCCGCGTGCCGCACGGCGGGCTTCGAACCGGACTTCGGTCCGCCCTCCACCGGGCTCCAGGACACCCTGGGCGGCATCGGAGCGGGCACAGCCGGCTGGACCGTGATTTACCCGACGACCGTCAACTCGGTCTCCTCCCGCCGGATCGCGCTGCTCCCCCTCGCCGGGGACCCCATCACCAGCCGCATGTCCCTGGCCCTGCGCGAGAACGCCGAGCCGGAGCGCCTGGCGTTCCTCACGGCGGCGTGCGAGGAGGTCCGCCGCAAGGTGACGGGGGAGGGGAAGGCGGAGAGGGAGGGGAAGGCGGAGGGGGAGGTGGCTACGCGGTGA
- a CDS encoding MFS transporter produces MRVRGRVRGYAAGSVRRYEHSGRLSGTADYAHAGQRRPRQGRGELREERPRSAAELLGAPPQTPCRLFWAYTLNLAVAYGGYFGYLAASPLIFEKMGLATETTSYCYITVSIAYVAGNLTSRALARKRPVNQLLWVGHGFFLLGALMMLGLGLSGAGAPWGLLVLVFMPVMTYGNGFLLPLSMSAGVTTFRTTAGAASGLMGALQLLAASLGIFLSSRLPAGDPYALGWFVLGAAGVGIAAFALFLSLAARGDANGDANGDARGGGEGEGVRPSAPQKTTVARR; encoded by the coding sequence GTGCGGGTTCGTGGCCGCGTACGAGGTTACGCCGCCGGGTCCGTACGCCGGTACGAACACTCCGGACGGCTCAGCGGCACGGCTGACTATGCCCATGCGGGCCAGCGCCGACCCCGCCAGGGGCGCGGGGAGCTGCGCGAGGAGCGACCACGGTCCGCAGCCGAACTCCTTGGGGCTCCGCCCCAGACCCCGTGTCGCCTGTTCTGGGCGTACACCCTCAACTTGGCGGTGGCGTACGGAGGTTACTTCGGCTACCTCGCCGCCTCCCCGCTGATCTTCGAGAAGATGGGCCTGGCCACCGAGACCACGAGCTACTGCTACATCACCGTCTCGATCGCCTACGTGGCGGGCAACCTCACCTCGCGCGCCCTGGCCCGCAAGCGGCCGGTCAACCAACTCCTGTGGGTGGGCCACGGATTCTTCCTGCTCGGCGCGCTGATGATGCTGGGCCTCGGGCTGAGCGGGGCGGGCGCGCCGTGGGGTCTGCTGGTCCTGGTCTTCATGCCGGTGATGACCTACGGCAACGGTTTCCTGCTGCCGCTGTCGATGAGCGCGGGCGTGACGACGTTCCGTACGACGGCGGGGGCGGCGTCGGGACTGATGGGCGCGCTGCAACTGTTGGCCGCGTCGCTGGGCATCTTCCTGTCCAGCCGGTTGCCCGCAGGCGATCCGTACGCCCTCGGCTGGTTCGTCCTGGGCGCGGCGGGGGTGGGCATAGCGGCCTTCGCCCTGTTCCTCTCCCTGGCGGCGCGCGGGGACGCGAACGGGGACGCGAACGGGGACGCGCGCGGGGGCGGGGAGGGCGAGGGCGTGCGGCCGAGCGCTCCGCAGAAGACCACGGTGGCGCGGCGCTAG
- a CDS encoding arsenate reductase ArsC, which yields MSDKPSVLFVCVHNAGRSQMAAAWLAHLAGDRVEVRSAGSAPGREVNPAAVAAMAEVGVDISTATPKILTVDAVKESDVCVTMGCGDTCPVFPGKRYLDWQLADPAGQGVEAVRPIRDEIKALVEGLLAEIVTA from the coding sequence ATGTCCGACAAGCCGTCCGTGCTGTTCGTCTGCGTCCACAACGCGGGCCGTTCCCAGATGGCCGCCGCGTGGCTGGCGCACCTGGCCGGTGACCGCGTCGAGGTCCGTTCGGCGGGCTCGGCGCCGGGCCGGGAGGTCAACCCCGCCGCCGTCGCCGCGATGGCGGAGGTCGGCGTGGACATCTCCACCGCTACCCCCAAGATCCTCACCGTGGACGCGGTCAAGGAGTCGGACGTCTGCGTCACCATGGGCTGCGGCGACACCTGCCCGGTCTTCCCCGGCAAGCGCTACCTGGACTGGCAGCTGGCGGACCCGGCCGGCCAAGGCGTCGAGGCGGTCCGTCCGATCCGCGACGAGATCAAGGCCCTGGTCGAGGGCCTGCTCGCAGAAATCGTCACCGCGTAG
- a CDS encoding GNAT family N-acetyltransferase gives MNGPEVRELHGMAQFEAVSLLYAGIWGTPPEQAPMSAEVMRALSHAGNYVAGAYEGDRLVGAAVAFFGEPLGTTMHSHITGALPGLGAGLALKMHQRQWALTRGLKRITWTYDPLIRRNAHFNLTKLGARPEEYLRSFYGAMDDAINGGDESDRVLASWDLSAPPPAPGDPGIARPEGAVHAVRDREGLPELAGLDAEYVLVDLPADVEALRRTDPAAAGAWRRAVRGALGVLLDEGAQVLGLHGRRSYVIHRRPRTSITPTTRETP, from the coding sequence GTGAACGGCCCGGAGGTACGCGAGCTGCACGGCATGGCGCAGTTCGAAGCCGTCAGTCTGCTGTACGCCGGCATCTGGGGCACGCCGCCCGAGCAGGCCCCGATGTCCGCCGAGGTCATGCGGGCGCTGTCCCACGCCGGGAACTACGTGGCGGGCGCCTACGAGGGAGACCGGCTCGTGGGGGCGGCCGTCGCCTTCTTCGGCGAACCGCTCGGCACCACCATGCACTCCCACATCACGGGCGCCCTGCCCGGTCTGGGCGCGGGCCTCGCCCTCAAGATGCACCAGCGCCAGTGGGCCCTGACCCGGGGCCTCAAGCGCATCACGTGGACCTACGATCCCCTCATCCGCCGCAACGCCCACTTCAACCTCACCAAACTGGGCGCCCGGCCCGAGGAGTACCTGCGCTCCTTCTACGGCGCGATGGACGACGCCATCAACGGCGGCGACGAGTCCGACCGGGTCCTGGCCTCCTGGGACCTGTCCGCGCCGCCGCCCGCCCCCGGCGACCCGGGAATCGCGCGCCCCGAGGGCGCCGTCCACGCCGTACGCGACCGCGAAGGCCTGCCCGAACTGGCCGGCTTGGACGCCGAGTACGTACTCGTTGACCTGCCCGCCGACGTCGAGGCCCTGCGCCGCACCGACCCGGCGGCGGCCGGGGCCTGGCGCCGCGCCGTGCGTGGCGCCCTCGGCGTCCTGCTCGACGAGGGCGCCCAGGTCCTCGGTCTGCACGGCCGGCGCAGCTATGTGATCCACCGCCGCCCCCGCACCAGCATCACCCCGACCACCAGGGAGACCCCGTGA
- a CDS encoding metalloregulator ArsR/SmtB family transcription factor translates to MMTSVDADLIRVLADPLRLRIVTLLARETLCTTHLVEETGARQTNLSNHLKVLREAGVVETEPCGRFTYYRLKADVIAELAGQFSGLAETARTHADTKRACP, encoded by the coding sequence ATGATGACGTCAGTCGACGCTGACCTGATCCGGGTGCTCGCGGACCCGCTCAGGCTCCGGATCGTGACCCTGCTCGCCCGCGAGACGCTGTGCACCACCCACCTCGTGGAGGAGACCGGGGCCAGACAGACCAACCTCTCCAACCACCTGAAGGTGCTCCGGGAGGCGGGCGTCGTGGAGACCGAACCGTGCGGCCGTTTCACCTACTACCGGCTCAAGGCCGACGTCATCGCCGAGCTCGCCGGTCAGTTCTCCGGCCTGGCCGAGACCGCCCGTACCCACGCCGACACCAAGAGGGCCTGCCCGTGA